One Hordeum vulgare subsp. vulgare chromosome 4H, MorexV3_pseudomolecules_assembly, whole genome shotgun sequence DNA window includes the following coding sequences:
- the LOC123449525 gene encoding pentatricopeptide repeat-containing protein At5g01110-like codes for MLSGRWVYWFRILSLKAAAPTPSLQRTRVHHRSPSAMAIPRRLPCLPTVAVSTRRSTASLAVSHGGTGARPSTAVLAAAATAAAAAGRASECQSLLLRMSRRRGASRVDIVSSLLASSPTPQPQVFDLLIRTYTQSRKPREAFEAFRLLLDRRVPIPAAASNALLAALSRAGWPHLTADAYRLVLSSGSEVNTYTLNIMVHSCCKALQFDKVDTVISEMEKRCVFPDVVTHNVMIDARFRAGDVEAAMAVVDSMVSQGIKPGILTYNAVLKGLCRNGRWDKAREVFRAMDEYGVAPDVRSFNMLIGGFCRVKEAGEAMKFYKEMRRRGVTPDIVSFSCLIGLFARRGEMDRGAAYLREMREFGLMPDGVIYTMIIGGYCRAGSMLEALRVRDEMVGHGCLPDVVTYNTLLNGLCKGRRLSDAEELLTEMRERGVPPDLCTFTTLIHGYCREGNIEKALQLFETMLHERLTPDIVTYNTLIDGMCRQGDLGKANELWDDMHSREIFPNHITYSILIDSHCEKGQVDDAFGFLDEMINKGIVPNIMTYNSIIKGYCRSGNVLKGQQFLQKMRDAKVLPDLITYNTLIHGYVKEEKMHEAFNLLNMMENEKVQADTVTYNMIINGFSVHGNMQEADWVYKKMGARGIEPDRYTYMSMINGHVAAGNSKESFQLHDEMLQKGFAPDDKF; via the coding sequence ATGCTTAGCGGAAGGTGGGTTTATTGGTTTCGCATTCTCAGCTTGAAGGCGGCAGCTCCAACCCCAAGCCTCCAACGCACTCGAGTCCACCACCGTTCGCCGTCGGCAATGGCGATTCCGCGCCGCCTGCCCTGCCTTCCCACCGTGGCCGTGTCCACCAGACGCTCGACCGCGAGCCTAGCCGTCTCCCATGGTGGGACCGGCGCGAGGCCCTCGACGGCCGTCCTGGCCGCCGCCGCGACGGCAGCCGCGGCGGCGGGCCGCGCCTCCGAGTGCCAGTCGCTCCTCCTCCGCATGTCGCGGCGCCGCGGCGCCTCCCGCGTCGATATCGTGTCGTccctcctcgcctcctccccgACCCCGCAGCCGCAGGTGTTCGACCTCCTCATCCGCACCTACACCCAGTCCCGCAAGCCCCGGGAGGCATTCGAggccttccgcctcctcctcgacCGCCGCGTCCccatccccgccgccgcctcaaACGCGCTCCTGGCCGCGCTCTCCCGCGCCGGCTGGCCCCACCTCACCGCGGACGCCTACCGCCTCGTCCTGTCCTCCGGCTCCGAGGTAAACACCTACACGCTTAACATCATGGTCCACAGCTGCTGTAAAGCCCTACAGTTCGATAAGGTTGATACCGTGATCTCCGAGATGGAGAAGAGATGCGTGTTTCCGGATGTGGTAACCCATAATGTGATGATTGATGCTAGATTTCGTGCTGGGGATGTTGAGGCGGCGATGGCAGTGGTCGATTCGATGGTTAGTCAGGGGATAAAGCCGGGAATCTTGACGTATAATGCGGTGTTGAAGGGGTTGTGTAGGAATGGAAGGTGGGATAAAGCGAGGGAGGTGTTCAGGGCAATGGACGAGTATGGGGTGGCTCCCGATGTTCGGAGCTTCAACATGTTGATTGGGGGATTTTGTAGAGTTAAGGAGGCTGGTGAGGCGATGAAGTTTTATAAGGAGATGCGGCGGCGTGGAGTCACACCAGATATTGTGAGCTTTAGTTGCTTGATTGGGTTGTTTGCAAGGAGGGGGGAGATGGACCGTGGGGCAGCCTACTTGAGGGAGATGAGAGAGTTCGGGTTGATGCCTGATGGTGTGATTTACACAATGATCATTGGTGGATATTGCAGGGCTGGGTCAATGTTGGAGGCGCTGAGAGTTAGGGATGAGATGGTTGGCCATGGATGTTTGCCAGATGTGGTAACTTACAATACCTTGCTGAATGGGCTCTGTAAAGGGCGTAGGTTGTCTGATGCAGAGGAGCTTTTGACTGAGATGAGGGAGAGAGGGGTCCCACCAGATTTATGCACCTTCACAACTTTAATTCATGGGTATTGTAGGGAGGGCAACATAGAGAAGGCATTGCAACTATTTGAAACAATGCTGCATGAGCGTTTGACGCCAGACATTGTGACATACAACACTTTGATTGATGGAATGTGCAGACAAGGTGATCTGGGCAAAGCTAATGAGCTATGGGATGATATGCATTCTCGAGAAATCTTCCCCAATCACATTACCTACAGCATCCTGATAGACAGCCACTGTGAGAAGGGACAAGTGGATGATGCATTTGGGTTTTTGGATGAAATGATAAACAAGGGGATTGTGCCAAACATCATGACCTATAATTCCATCATTAAGGGTTACTGCCGGTCTGGAAATGTATTGAAGGGACAACAATTTTTGCAGAAGATGAGGGATGCCAAGGTGTTGCCTGATTTAATTACTTACAACACCCTAATCCATGGTTATGTTAAAGAAGAGAAGATGCATGAAGCTTTTAATTTGCTTAACATGATGGAGAATGAAAAGGTTCAAGCAGACACTGTCACGTATAATATGATTATAAATGGGTTTTCTGTACATGGTAATATGCAAGAAGCTGATTGGGTTTACAAGAAAATGGGTGCTAGAGGAATCGAACCAGATAGATATACATATATGTCCATGATAAATGGTCATGTTGCAGCTGGAAACTCGAAGGAGTCATTTCAACTTCATGATGAGATGCTTCAGAAAGGGTTTGCTCCTGATGACAAATTCTGA